Genomic DNA from Pseudomonadota bacterium:
CGCCGGGCCCCGGGACGACACACACGACGTACGTCGCCAGTTATGCCTGGCACGAGGTGATGTGGTTCAGCACCGACACCTTTGTCGCGCCTGCCAATCCTCCTTCGTCGGATCCCCCGAGCATTCAACGTATCCCCGTGGGTGGCCCCCCTGTGGACTTGCTGCTCCTTCCAGGTCCGACGGGCCAGCCGCCGGCCCCGCCCGGCACCGAGGCGCTGTTTGTCGCGGTGCCGGACAACTCGACCATAGTCAGGCTGGCAATCCAGGCGGACGGTTCGCTAGTGCCGGAGCCGCCCACCGGCCTCTGTCCTCCGTTGGCGGTGTGCAACAACCGCAGCTGGGTGGTGCCGCCGCTGGTGCCGCCGCCCCCGCCACCAGAACTGCCGGGTGTGCAAGCGCCGCCCCCGAGACCTTGCGATTCCGAAAGAGGCAGCCCGCCCCGGCTCACGCCGGCGGCTGCGCCGCGCCTCGCCGATCCCGGCTCGCTCAACCGCCCTGCGCGTCCCGTGGCGCTGGCATGGGATCCCGACCGGATGCAGCTGCTCGTGGCGGACGCCGCCTTGCCGCTGATCCACGTGTTCAACCTGGTGACGGAGCAGTTCGAGGAGCCCATCTACGTTGGCGTGCCTACACGCGATCTCGTGGTCACCCCCCAGCTTCCCTGGTTGCTCCCGCCAGCGCCGCCGGGTCCGGGCTTGCCGCCGCCGGCGCCGATCCTGCATCACCGTGTTGCCTACGCCATCGACGCCAGCGACGGTTCGGTGCTGGCTGTGGACCTGGCCCGAAAGCGAGTGCTTCGTGTGGACGATCGTGGCGGGCGTGCGAGCGATCGGATTCCGTTTCACGCCGTGGGCAGCGGGACCGGCCTGCGGTTGGGCGCCGGCGGCGCTGCTGTACTCGAGATCCTGACTCCCGGCTGCGCGCCGGGCGCACCGGCCTGCGTGCCCGCAGTACCTGCGCCGGTGGATCCACCGCCGGCGAATCCCAGGCGGCTGCAGGGCGTGTTTCTCGCTGTTGCGTTGACCGACGGGACGGTGCGCATCGTGGACGTGCAGGACCTGGAGGCGGGGCGCCGCTGCCCGAAAGACCCGAACAACCCGGACAAGAGGGAGGATGCAGCGTTCTTTCAGCGCAGGCACCTGCCTCGGGTGGATCTTTTCACGAGCGAGACCTTCCGGGGTCCGGCCGCCAGCAGTCCGCTCTTCGAGCTCGAGGGCCAGTCCGAGACGATGTTGCCGAACGGCGTGACGCTCAGCGCGGCGGTGCCCGACCTGGTTCCGCTGGGCTCCTTCGGTGTACCGGCAGACCCGCTGTGCGGCGGGACCAGAGGTTGCCCGGCGGGCATGATGCCAGCGCTGGTCAGCGATCAGGTCTGTGTGGACAGCGACCCCACGCATCGAGACCATCCAGTTCACCACCCGCTGATCTGCGCCAACGCCAACCCCTGGCACATCGGACCCGAGCAATGGACGCTTGCGTACGAGGGTTTCCTTGCTCGCGGCGGCCGCGGTTCGCTTTCCGCCGGCCAGCTGATCGCCATGGACCCGGGCATCGATCTGTGCGCCTTGGGCGTGCTCGATGCGACCGAGATGAGGAAGGGCTACGGAGCGCACGTTGCCAAGGGCGACCAGCTCGTCATCACCCAGCCGAGACCGAGCTGGGCCGCCAACCCAGAGGACCCCTGCAGCGTTCTCGCACCCGAGCTGCCCCTCGCGTTCGAGATTGTCGAAGCCTACCGAGACCGCCTGGTGCTTTTTCCTGAGCTACGTACCGACCTGCTTTCCAACGAACAGAGGGATCTACTGGCGCTGGGATCGTGCGGCGGCAGTCCACTCACGTCGTTCGCTGGCATCCAGTGTTGTTTTGGCGACGCGCTCGTGGGCTATCAGATCCGCGCGCACGAGTCGTACGTAGTGAAGGGCGACACCGCGGAATTCTGGCATCGGGTCAGGGCCGAGACGACGGGGCGTTGCGCGGTGGACCCTTTGATCCATCCCGCCCAAACCGGTCGTGCATTCCTCGGCCAGCCTTTTCAGAACTTCGCTTTCTCGCTGGCGCTGGGCGGCAGTGCGCTGCCGTCACCCGGACTGCGCGTCGATTCCCTCGGTCGGCCGAGCTCCTCGCTCTTCGTGCGTTTTTCAGTGGGTGCCGTGCCACCGCAGCTGGGTGTCGATCTGACTCAGTTCGGCCCGCTGACGCAGCGGGGTGTGCTTCCGGTGGCCCTCAACTACCATCCGGTGGATGAGCGTTTGTACGTCGTAGACAGCGCTGTGCTTGGACTCAATGCGCTCGACCTGGACGGCTTCGAGATCACGCTGTCCGTACGCTAGGGAGGCGCTGCAGAATCATTGCTGCGGATCGTCGAGCACCGGGCGCCGCCGGCAAGGCCATGACCAAGAAGCCGAGAGTCGCGCAGCATTCGCCTGCCATGCAGCAGTTTTTTCGGGCCAAGGAACGGTATCCCGATGCGCTGCTGCTCTTTCGCATGGGCGACTTCTACGAGCTGTTCTTCGATGATGCGATCCTCGCTTCCCGTCTGCTCGAAATCGCGCTGACGTCGCGCGGCAAGGATCGGTCCGGCCAAGCGATCCCGATGGCGGGAGTGCCTTTTCACGCGGTCGGCGGCTATATCGAGCGGCTCGTCGCGCAGGGTCACAAGGTAGCCGTCTGCGAACAGATCGGCGATCCTTCCAAGATCAAGGGTGTCGTGCCGCGTGAGGTCGTACGCGTGGTAACGCCCGGGCTCGTGCTCGAGCCGGAGAGCCTGGATGCGGCCAGCCCCAACTACCTCGTGGGTGTGACGGCTGCGGGCGATCGCTTCGGATTGGCGGCGCTGGAGTACTCGACCTGCGAGCTGCGCGCCTGCGAGCTGACCACGGCCGCAGACGTGTCGGCGGAGCTGGTACGCTTGGAGCCCCGAGAGCTGCTGTTGCATGGCGCAGCGCGCGAGCGCTCGCCGGCGCTGGGCCAGGCAGCAAGGGGTGCTTCGGTACGTGAGCTGGACGACGCCGCGCTTCAGGCGGCAGCGAGCATAGAGCATGTGCAGTCCTTGGCCAGGCAGGGCCAGAACGTGGCTCTCGCCGACGCAGCGCGTCTGGCAGTCGCGGCAGTCCTTTCGTACGCGCAGCAGGCACAACCCGGTCTGCCCTTGCCCGTACTTCGGGTGGCACCGTACGACCCCGGAGCGCATCTGCTGCTCGACGAAGCAGCGGTGCGCAACCTCGAGATCGTGCGTACGCTGCAAGGGGAGCGCAAGGGCGCGCTCGTTAGCTTCATCGACAAGACACGAACGGCCATGGGGGCTCGCCTGCTGCGGCAGCGCCTGTTGAGCCCGCTTGCGTGCGTGGAGACCATTCGCCGCCGGCACGACTGCGTTCAGGCTTTGTGCGATGATCCGGTGTTGCGCGATCAGGTGCGACAGCTGCTGTCCCAAGTTCACGATCTGGAGCGACTGACCACGCGCGTTACGGCTGGTCTTGCGGGCCCGCGGGATTTGGGCGCAATTCGCGACAGCCTTCGAGCGGCCGAGAAACTGGCCGTTTGCGTGTGCAACGACACGGACGCGTTCGCGGCGGGTGACTGGCGACGCAGTCTAAGGCCCGAACCGCTGTGCCAGCCGTTGGCTCGGGCCCTATGCGATGCCTTGGCGGAGCAGCCACCCGTGGCAGCGAATGCTGGAGGCGTGTTTCGTCCAGGCTGCGACGCGGCGCTCGACGAGCTGAGGGACCTGGCGTCCTCCGGCAAGGAGCTGATGCTGCAGCTTGAAGCCGAGGAGCGGGAGCGCACAGGCATCTCGTCGTTGAAGGTGCGCTTCACCAGAGTGTTTGGCTACTACATCGAGATCACCAAATCGAACCTGCGCTCGGTTCCAGGAGACTACCGGCGCAAACAGACCGTCGCAGGCGGCGAGCGGTTCATCACCGAGCGCCTGGAGTCGCTGCAAGCTCGCATACTGGGTGCAGAAGAGCGTTCCCGGATGCTGGAGCTCGAGCGCTTCATCGAGCTAAGGACACGCGTCGCCGGTTCGGCTGCACAGCTTCGAGCCCTAGCCGCCAGGCTTGCACGCCTCGATGTGCATGCGGCGTTGGCCGAAGCCGCGCACGCCTACGACCATGTCCGGCCGGCCCTGGACGACGGCACGGGGTTGCAGCTTACGGAAGCACGCCATCCCGCGGTCGAGCGCATGCTGCCAGCGGGGACTTTCGTGCCCAACGACGTGTGCTTGGAGGCTGACGCAGAGCGTTTGATGATCATCACTGGACCGAATATGGCCGGCAAGTCTACGGTCATGCGCCAGACGGCTCTGGCGGTGATTCTGGCGCAGGCTGGCGCGTTCGTACCCGCTTCGAGCGCTCGGATTGGCCTCGTGGATCGACTCTACACGCGGGTGGGGGCCAGCGATGACCTGGTCGCCGGCCAGAGCACCTTCATGCTGGAGATGCGCGAAACCGCCAACATCTTGCACGGTGCGACACGGCGCTCGCTGGTCCTGCTCGACGAAATCGGACGCGGTACCAGCACCTACGATGGGCTCTCCATTGCCTGGGCTGTAGCCGAGTACCTGCACGATGCCGTGGGATGCAGGACCATGTTCGCGACCCACTACCACGAGCTGTGTCAGCTAGCGGCAAGTCGCGATGGCAGCGTCAACTACAACGTCGCGGCGAGCGAGTACGGTGAGGACGTGGTCTTCTTGCACAAGCTCGTCCGCGGTGCCGCCAACCGCAGCTACGGCATCGCTGTGGCAAGACTTGCAGGAGTTCCAGCGACCGTGCTCGCGCGTGCCAGGACGTTGCTGCGGGAGCTCGAAACACAGGACGGCGCGGCAGCGTTGGTGGAGCAGGCAAGCGCGCAACTCGATCTGTTTGCCGGCTCGTCGAGTCCACGTCCGGCCGTATCCGAGCTCGAGAGCACACTTGAGGCTCTGGAGCTCGATACCCTGACGCCGCTCCAGGCCCTCAGTGCATTGGCTCATCTCAAGTCGCTGCTGCGCCCGGGTAGCTGAGGCTTGGATGCGCTTGCCGCCAGCGTCGGCCCGGATAGGATGGAGGAGATGAGCGCCGACCTCACGGAAAAAGTCGAGAGCATCAAAGGCCAGCTGCGCGCGGCGGATGCGGCTCTGGCACAAGCCCTGGACGCTCGGGCCGAAGCCATCAAGCGCGCCATCGAGCTGCGCGACGAGCATCCTGACGCCTACATTGGGATGCCGCGCGACGTAGACGTGCTCAGCGAGCTCAGCGAACGCATCGAGCACTTCCCGGTGGACGCGGCAAAGCCGGTGATGCGGGAAGTGCTGTCGGCGTGCGCCGCCATGGTCGCGCCTGTCGAGGTCGCCTACATGGGTGTCGAAGGCGGGCTCGGCCACACTGCAGCACGCAAGTACTTCGGTTCCGCGGCACGTTTTCGGTCTGCACCGAGCGCGGAAGAGGTGGTGGCGGAAGTGGAGCGCAAGCGCGCTTCCAGGGGAG
This window encodes:
- the mutS gene encoding DNA mismatch repair protein MutS; this encodes MTKKPRVAQHSPAMQQFFRAKERYPDALLLFRMGDFYELFFDDAILASRLLEIALTSRGKDRSGQAIPMAGVPFHAVGGYIERLVAQGHKVAVCEQIGDPSKIKGVVPREVVRVVTPGLVLEPESLDAASPNYLVGVTAAGDRFGLAALEYSTCELRACELTTAADVSAELVRLEPRELLLHGAARERSPALGQAARGASVRELDDAALQAAASIEHVQSLARQGQNVALADAARLAVAAVLSYAQQAQPGLPLPVLRVAPYDPGAHLLLDEAAVRNLEIVRTLQGERKGALVSFIDKTRTAMGARLLRQRLLSPLACVETIRRRHDCVQALCDDPVLRDQVRQLLSQVHDLERLTTRVTAGLAGPRDLGAIRDSLRAAEKLAVCVCNDTDAFAAGDWRRSLRPEPLCQPLARALCDALAEQPPVAANAGGVFRPGCDAALDELRDLASSGKELMLQLEAEERERTGISSLKVRFTRVFGYYIEITKSNLRSVPGDYRRKQTVAGGERFITERLESLQARILGAEERSRMLELERFIELRTRVAGSAAQLRALAARLARLDVHAALAEAAHAYDHVRPALDDGTGLQLTEARHPAVERMLPAGTFVPNDVCLEADAERLMIITGPNMAGKSTVMRQTALAVILAQAGAFVPASSARIGLVDRLYTRVGASDDLVAGQSTFMLEMRETANILHGATRRSLVLLDEIGRGTSTYDGLSIAWAVAEYLHDAVGCRTMFATHYHELCQLAASRDGSVNYNVAASEYGEDVVFLHKLVRGAANRSYGIAVARLAGVPATVLARARTLLRELETQDGAAALVEQASAQLDLFAGSSSPRPAVSELESTLEALELDTLTPLQALSALAHLKSLLRPGS